Proteins from a single region of Metallibacterium scheffleri:
- a CDS encoding NADP-dependent malic enzyme, whose amino-acid sequence MSLSDELKQAALEYHRQAPAGKIKVTSTKPLLTQRDLGLAYSPGVAAVCEAVVDDPTNAATLTARGNLVAVISNGTAVLGLGAIGPLAAKPVMEGKAVLFQKFAGIDVFDIEIDERDPDKLVDIIASLEPTFGGINLEDIKAPECFIVERKLRERMRIPVFHDDQHGTSIIVGAAVLNAVHIVGKQLKDVRVAASGAGAAGIACLDMLVSLGVRPEHILVSDKDGVLYQGRPGLDPQGARYARPTDARTLADIVVGADVFLGVSAGGVLKPEMVASMAARPIVLALANPTPEIQPDAARAVRPDCIVATGRSDYPNQVNNALCFPYIFRGALDVSASTINEAMKIACVHAIAKLARREASDVAARAYGGKAPHFGPDYIIPQPFDPRLLVELAPAVAQAAMDSGVATRPIEDMAAYRERLSNFVFRTGWAMKPVFARAKAEPKRVVYTEGEEETILRAIQTVLEEGLARPILLGRPEVITRRIERIGLNLQPGRDFELVNIHSDPRFNDYWQQYHQLAERRGVTPALAKSLVRSRSTLIGALMLARGEADAMICGVVGRFQKKLEHLLEVLPLDPGISAPAAMSAVANDKGLTFFLDTHVQENPSAEQIAEATLQASLRLKLFGITPRIALLSVSNFGSRNTQGALKMRRALQLIRAHVPRLEVEGEMQADTALNPEIRERLFPNSNLKGPANVFVLPDLESANISFNLVRSMTDGVVIGPILMGLSRPVHILTPASTPRRVVNMTAIACVEAQIRAAAGV is encoded by the coding sequence ATGAGCTTATCCGACGAACTCAAACAGGCCGCCCTCGAGTATCACCGCCAGGCGCCGGCGGGCAAGATCAAGGTCACCTCCACCAAGCCGCTGCTCACCCAGCGCGACCTCGGCCTGGCCTATTCGCCGGGCGTGGCGGCGGTGTGCGAGGCGGTCGTCGACGATCCCACCAATGCCGCCACGCTCACCGCGCGCGGCAATCTGGTGGCGGTGATCAGCAACGGCACCGCGGTGCTGGGCCTGGGCGCCATCGGCCCGCTGGCGGCCAAGCCGGTGATGGAAGGCAAGGCGGTGCTGTTCCAGAAGTTCGCCGGCATCGACGTGTTCGACATCGAGATCGACGAGCGCGATCCGGACAAACTGGTCGACATCATCGCCAGCCTCGAGCCGACCTTCGGCGGCATCAACCTGGAGGACATCAAGGCGCCGGAGTGTTTCATCGTCGAGCGCAAGCTGCGCGAGCGCATGCGCATTCCGGTATTCCACGACGACCAGCACGGCACCTCGATCATCGTCGGCGCGGCGGTGCTCAACGCCGTGCACATCGTCGGCAAGCAGCTCAAGGATGTGCGCGTGGCTGCGTCCGGCGCTGGCGCCGCGGGCATCGCCTGCCTGGACATGCTGGTCAGCCTTGGCGTCAGGCCGGAGCATATTCTGGTCAGCGACAAGGACGGCGTGCTGTATCAGGGCCGCCCTGGTCTGGATCCGCAGGGCGCGCGTTACGCGCGGCCAACGGATGCGCGCACGCTGGCCGACATCGTCGTTGGCGCCGATGTGTTTCTCGGCGTGTCCGCCGGCGGCGTGCTCAAGCCGGAAATGGTCGCCAGCATGGCGGCGCGGCCGATCGTGCTGGCGCTGGCCAATCCCACGCCCGAGATCCAGCCCGATGCGGCGCGCGCGGTGCGCCCGGATTGCATCGTCGCCACCGGGCGCTCGGATTACCCGAATCAGGTCAACAACGCACTCTGCTTCCCGTACATTTTTCGTGGTGCGCTGGATGTCAGCGCCAGCACCATCAACGAGGCCATGAAGATCGCCTGCGTGCACGCCATCGCCAAGCTGGCGCGGCGCGAGGCCAGCGACGTGGCCGCGCGCGCCTATGGCGGCAAGGCGCCGCACTTCGGCCCCGACTACATCATTCCGCAGCCCTTCGACCCGCGCCTGCTGGTCGAGCTGGCGCCCGCGGTGGCGCAGGCGGCGATGGACTCCGGCGTGGCCACGCGCCCGATCGAGGACATGGCCGCTTACCGCGAACGCCTGAGCAATTTCGTGTTTCGCACCGGCTGGGCGATGAAGCCGGTGTTCGCGCGCGCCAAGGCCGAGCCCAAGCGCGTGGTGTACACCGAGGGCGAGGAGGAAACCATCCTGCGCGCCATACAGACCGTGCTTGAGGAAGGACTCGCGCGCCCGATCCTGCTCGGTCGCCCCGAGGTGATCACCAGACGCATCGAGCGCATTGGCCTGAATCTGCAGCCAGGGCGTGATTTCGAGCTGGTCAATATCCACTCCGATCCGCGTTTCAACGACTACTGGCAGCAATACCACCAGCTCGCCGAGCGTCGCGGCGTGACCCCGGCGCTGGCCAAGTCGCTGGTGCGCTCGCGCAGCACCCTGATCGGCGCGCTGATGCTGGCCCGCGGCGAGGCGGATGCGATGATCTGCGGCGTGGTTGGGCGCTTCCAGAAGAAGCTCGAGCACTTGCTCGAGGTGCTGCCGCTGGATCCAGGCATCAGCGCGCCCGCGGCGATGAGCGCGGTGGCCAACGACAAGGGCCTGACGTTTTTCCTGGATACCCACGTACAGGAAAATCCCAGTGCCGAGCAGATCGCGGAGGCGACGCTGCAGGCGTCCCTGCGCCTCAAATTGTTCGGCATCACACCACGCATCGCGCTGCTGTCGGTATCCAATTTCGGCAGCCGCAATACGCAAGGCGCGCTGAAGATGCGCCGTGCGCTGCAGCTGATCCGTGCGCACGTGCCCAGACTGGAAGTGGAGGGCGAGATGCAGGCCGACACGGCGCTCAATCCCGAGATCCGCGAGCGCCTGTTTCCGAATTCCAATCTCAAGGGTCCGGCCAATGTATTCGTGCTGCCGGACCTGGAAAGCGCGAACATCAGTTTCAATCTGGTGCGCAGCATGACCGACGGCGTGGTGATCGGGCCGATCTTGATGGGCCTGTCGCGGCCGGTGCATATCCTGACGCCGGCCTCCACGCCGCGGCGCGTGGTCAACATGACCGCGATCGCCTGTGTCGAGGCGCAGATCCGCGCCGCGGCTGGAGTCTGA